A portion of the Trichomycterus rosablanca isolate fTriRos1 chromosome 17, fTriRos1.hap1, whole genome shotgun sequence genome contains these proteins:
- the cers4a gene encoding LOW QUALITY PROTEIN: ceramide synthase 4a (The sequence of the model RefSeq protein was modified relative to this genomic sequence to represent the inferred CDS: deleted 1 base in 1 codon; substituted 1 base at 1 genomic stop codon): MDRMEFWLNQRLWQQDFWLPPNITWWDITEGRQPLPRDLLIALPLALGFIAARFAFERSVLFILISRKLGVCDKKRVQVPSIPKLEVFYLQRRNHFTQSELKILEKQSNLTQHQIQKXLRIRRNQDKPSNTMKFCEASWRFVFYLIAFTAGLATLFNPVAESHYWYYVLELSFYWSLLLCVSVDIKRKDFKEQIIHHIATIILISFSYCANYVRVGTLVMLLHDSSDFLLESAKMFHYAGWKKTCESLFVVFSGVFLGTRLIIFPCRVLYSTLVESLSFFKPFPAYYFFNILLLVLQVLHIYWACLILRMLYKYIFLGKVERDERSDEESEAEEDGDGVKNECRWEQKKKTHNSKLVSLAENCVINNLTHQRRSLRSRYPKAR, translated from the exons ATGGACAG GATGGAGTTCTGGTTGAACCAGAGGTTGTGGCAGCAGGACTTCTGGCTTCCTCCCAACATCACATGGTGGGACATCACTGAAGGTCGCCAACCTCTTCCTCGGGATCTTCTTATTGCTCTTCCTCTCGCACTAGGTTTTATCGCTGCTCGCTTTGCTTTTGAAAGGTCAGTCTTATTCATTTTAATCA GTAGGAAGTTGGGAGTGTGCGACAAAAAGCGAGTCCAAGTGCCGTCCATCCCCAAACTTGAGGTT TTTTACTTGCAGAGGAGGAATCACTTCACACAG AGTGAACTCAAGATTTTGGAGAAGCAGAGCAACCTTACGCAGCATCAGATCCAGAAATAGTTAAGGATTCGCCGTAACCAGGACAAACCAAGCAACACTATGAAGTTCTGCGAAGCTTC GTGGAGGTTTGTTTTCTACCTTATTGCATTCACAGCAGGACTGGCTACCTTGTTTAAT CCTGTGGCCGAGTCACATTACTGGTACTACGTTCTGGAGCTCAGCTTCTACTGGTCACTTCTGCTGTGCGTCTCAGTGGACATCAAGCGCAAA GATTTTAAGGAGCAGATCATACACCACATCGCCACCATCATTTTGATCAGTTTCTCCTACTGCGCCAACTACGTGCGAGTCGGAACTCTGGTGATGCTGCTGCACGACTCGTCCGACTTTCTGTTGGAG TCGGCCAAGATGTTTCATTACGCTGGTTGGAAGAAGACCTGCGAGAGCCTGTTTGTGGTCTTCTCCGGGGTTTTCCTGGGAACTCGCCTCATCATCTTTCCATGCAG GGTTCTCTACTCAACGCTTGTGGAGTCACTGAGTTTCTTCAAGCCATTTCCTGCTTATTACTTCTTCAACATCCTGCTGCTGGTGCtccaggtgctgcacatctacTGGGCTTGTCTCATCCTGCGGATGCTCTACAAATACATCTTCCTGGGCAAA GTGGAGCGGGACGAGCGGAGCGACGAAGAAAGCGAGGCAGAGGAGGACGGAGACGGTGTGAAGAACGAGTGCCGCTGGGAGCAGAAGAAGAAAACTCATAACTCCAAGCTTGTCTCGCTGGCCGAGAACTGCGTCATCAACAACCTGACCCACCAGAGAAGAAGCCTGAGGAGCAGATACCCCAAAGCCAGATAG
- the LOC134331634 gene encoding kelch-like protein 23, translating to MACGKRRVQTECPDPGSDPAIFTKAHSPEEEIQYEDGRDVVPDTVLQVETESFFVNRDRLAQLSPYFRALFFGGGRESSRRHIEIKGVGLDHFRTLMEYAKSLKLHLDRNNVLGILETANFLQLEKARMLCCKFLERELHLSNCLGMMSYAWQLGCLELYTAARGVVLTHFPALASEEDFLSLSKQTVADLLASDDLFVPREDLAFEVTLRWATFDPSREDDFVELAGLVRPEGLSLPYITDLLTRMTSSDPRAKLICRLNNHLPVSWTMGRSVPRICSREMLFMIGGSHETDQQALYQFNPRSGRWQALPPLQRKCLTQYSVAAVGDNVVVTGGYFRDILWYSVDWVRIYQCGNERWVDGPAMLKSRHSHCSVGLDSQLFVLGGSMDEGLVADAERLVMGADCWESVSLMVRAVERAAVVTMGSCIYVACGLDENGEVYSGIQRYKAEVDQWDVVSYSPFPRYDLLATELNGALYVLGGKALRLDVDTDEWTLLDEDFLDGKFFTGCATVNGQIYLISERKINKVTRNMVLFDPYTDTCVEMDNEIPCPVPVRGCVTVRKNGFRDKNVLTCMER from the exons ATGGCTTGCGGAAAGCGACGGGTACAGACCGAGTGTCCAGATCCAGGGTCTGATCCAGCGATATTCACCAAAGCTCACTCGCCTGAGGAAGAAATTCAGTATGAAGACGGACGTGATGTGGTGCCAGATACTGTACTCCAGGTGGAGACCGAGTCCTTCTTCGTAAACAGAGACAGACTGGCTCAGCTGAGTCCGTATTTCCGAGCGCTGTTCTTCGGCGGAGGTCGAGAGAGCAGCAGGAGGCACATCGAGATCAAAGGTGTTGGTCTGGACCACTTTCGCACCCTTATGGAGTACGCCAAGAGCTTGAAATTACATCTCGACAGGAATAACGTCTTGGGAATCCTGGAAACGGCTAACTTCCTTCAGCTGGAGAAGGCCAGGATGCTGTGCTGCAAGTTCCTGGAGCGAGAGCTTCATCTGAGTAACTGTTTAGGGATGATGTCCTACGCGTGGCAGCTGGGCTGTCTGGAGCTTTACACAGCCGCACGGGGGGTTGTTCTGACCCACTTTCCGGCTTTAGCCTCCGAGGAAGACTTTCTGTCTCTGTCCAAGCAGACCGTAGCTGACCTCCTGGCCAGCGACGACCTTTTCGTTCCACGGGAAGACCTGGCCTTCGAGGTTACGTTACGGTGGGCAACCTTTGACCCTAGTCGTGAGGACGACTTCGTAGAATTGGCAGGTCTGGTTAGACCCGAGGGTTTGAGTCTGCCGTACATCACAGATCtcctgaccaggatgaccaGTTCTGACCCGCGTGCCAAGCTTATCTGCAGACTGAACAATCATCTCCCGGTCAGCTGGACTATGGGCAGGTCTGTCCCCAGAATCTGCTCGAGAGAGATGCTGTTTATGATCGGCGGGTCACACGAGACGGACCAGCAGGCGCTTTATCAGTTCAACCCACGCAGTGGAAGGTGGCAGGCTTTACCGCCTTTGCAGAGGAAGTGTCTAACACAGTACTCAGTTGCAGCAGTAG GGGACAACGTAGTGGTCACTGGTGGCTACTTCCGGGACATCTTGTGGTACAGTGTGGACTGGGTTCGGATTTACCAGTGTGGAAACGAACGGTGGGTGGACGGTCCGGCGATGCTGAAATCCAGACACAGCCACTGCTCGGTCGGACTGGACTCGCAGCTTTTCGTGCTGGGAGGCAGCATGGACGAGGGGCTCGTGGCTGACGCGGAGAGGCTGGTGATGGGAGCGGACTGCTGGGAGAGTGTTAGTCTGATGGTACGGGCAGTGGAGAGGGCGGCCGTGGTCACTATGGGCTCATGTATCTACGTGGCTTGTGGTCTGGATGAAAACGGTGAAGTGTACAGCGGAATTCAGAGGTACAAGGCTGAGGTCGATCAGTGGGATGTTGTTTCCTACTCTCCATTTCCACG TTATGACCTTCTGGCCACTGAGTTGAATGGCGCCCTCTACGTGCTTGGAGGAAAAGCTTTACGACTAGACGTCGATACTGATGAGTGGACTCTGCTGGATGAGGACTTTCTGGATGGGAAGTTCTTCACTGGTTGTGCTACTGTGAATGGACAAATCTACCTGATTAGCGAGAGGAAGATTAACAAGGTTACCAGGAACATGGTTCTCTTCGACCCCTACACTGACACATGTGTAGAAATGGATAATGAAATACCATGTCCCGTCCCCGTACGAGGTTGTGTCACTGTTCGaaaaa ATGGTTTCCGTGATAAAAATGTGCTTACCTGCATGGAAAGATGA
- the rad23ab gene encoding RAD23 homolog A, nucleotide excision repair protein b has translation MLIITLKTLQQQTFKIEIDEELTVRALKEKIESERGKEAYPVAGQKLIYAGKILNDDVPLKEYKIEEKNFVVVMVTKPKPSAAPPVVVVPFPDLPAQLLSTAAPTPSAPLAPESTPTHSPTTAPVPTPTPTVTPGPAPERSPSPPPACAPVPASAEPAQSIEPPAPPAEAPPAAPAPGEESGETVETNPEAAPAEQPQTAEPEQPASVPPAEHSAASIMDDLGLLEEAASILVTGQAYENLVTEIMSMGYEREQVIAALRASFNNPDRAVEYLLMGIPAEPEQPAQEPARPTPEIERPQPPPAATGSNPAQAPPATANPLEFLRSQPQFQQMRQIIQQNPALLPALLQQLGRDNPQLLQQITQHQERFVQMLNEPMGGEAEAAEAQGAPQTNYIQVTQQEKEAIERLKALGFPEGLVIQAYFACEKNENLAANFLLQQTFDDE, from the exons GTAAGGGCTCTAAAGGAGAAGATAGAATCTGAACGGGGCAAGGAGGCGTATCCTGTCGCTGGTCAGAAGCTTATTTATGCAG gcAAAATCCTGAATGATGACGTACCTTTAAAGGAGTACAAGATAGAGGAAAAGAACTTTGTGGTGGTCATGGTGACTAAG CCAAAACCTTCAGCCGCTCCTCCTGTGGTTGTGGTTCCTTTCCCTGACCTCCCAGCTCAGCTCCTTTCTACAGCCGCCCCCACCCCGTCTGCCCCTCTAGCCCCCGAATCGACCCCGACACACTCGCCTACGACCGCACCCGTACCAACCCCGACACCCACGGTCACCCCTGGTCCGGCTCCCGAACGCTCACCCAGCCCTCCGCCTGCCTGTGCGCCCGTACCCGCCTCCGCTGAGCCGGCACAATCGATAGAGCCTCCCGCACCTCCTGCTGAAGCGCCCCCTGCTGCCCCGGCTCCCGGTGAGGAATCGGGAGAGACCGTCGAGACGAATCCGGAGGCTGCACCGGCAGAACAACCGCAGACGGCTGAACCGGAGCAGCCTGCGTCCGTCCCCCCTGCGGAACACTCAGCTGCCAG CATTatggatgatttgggtcttcTGGAGGAAGCGGCGTCGATACTTG TCACAGGACAGGCGTATGAGAATTTGGTGACCGAGATCATGTCCATGGGCTACGAGAGGGAGCAGGTCATCGCAGCCCTGAGAGCCAGCTTCAACAATCCGGACCGGGCGGTGGAATACCTGCTCATG GGTATTCCTGCTGAACCAGAGCAGCCTGCACAGGAACCTGCACGACCCACCCCAGAAATAGAGAGACCCCAACCTCCACCAGCAGCCACGG GTTCCAACCCGGCCCAGGCCCCGCCGGCCACCGCCAACCCGCTGGAGTTCCTGAGGAGCCAGCCGCAGTTTCAGCAGATGCGTCAGATCATCCAGCAGAACCCAGCGCTCCTGCCCGCCCTGCTCCAGCAACTGGGCCGGGACAACCCCCAGCTCCTGCAG CAAATCACGCAGCACCAGGAGCGATTCGTGCAGATGCTGAACGAGCCGATGGGAGGCGAGGCCGAGGCAGCAGAGGCCCAGGGAGCCCCACAGACGAATTACATCCAGGTCACACAGCAGGAGAAAGAGGCGATCGAGAGG TTAAAAGCTTTGGGTTTTCCAGAAGGACTCGTCATCCAGGCCTATTTCGCCTGCGAAAAAAACGAGAACCTGGCCGCCAACTTCCTGCTCCAGCAGACCTTCGACGACGAGTGA